The Verrucomicrobiales bacterium genomic sequence CGGTTTATCACGCGTCGTGTGGTGATCTGCGCAGCCGAGGATGTGGGTTTGGCGGATCCGATGGCTTTGGTGTTGGCGAATGCGGCCCACGAGGTGGCGCAGTTTGTGGGATGGCCGGAGGCTCGCATTCCGATCGCCCAAGCCGTGATCTACATTGCTAGCGCGAACAAGAGCAACACAGCGATGGTAGCCGTCGATGCCGCTCTGGAGGATGTGCGGCAGGGGCGGACGTTGCCGGTGCCGACGGCCTTGCGTGATGGACACTACGCCGGGGCCAAGCGACTCGGGCATGGGGAAGGCTATGAGTATGCCCACAACCATCCGGATCACTTTGTGCCGCAGGACTATTTAGGCGCGCCGCGGCGCTATTACGAGCCGACCGAGCAGGGGACCGAGAAGAAGCTGAAAGAGCGTCTCGATCGTTGGCGCGCCCTGACTGCTGAAGCGCGCAAGAGTTCATCCTCGAAGCTGGAATGAGTGGCGACGTGTTGATGGAGAAGGAACGGGTGCGTCGTGAGCTGAACGCGGCGGCGAACCTCCACTCGGAGGAGGAGCGGCGGCTGGCCTCGGTGAGTCTGTGTGAACGACTGTTGGCTGCCCCGGTCTGGCGCGCGGCCCACCGGATTCTCGCCTTCCACCCCATGCGCCTGGAGCCGGACATTCGGCCCGTGCTGGACGCGGCCTTGCGGGAGGAGAAGGTTCTGGCACTTCCGCGCTTTTTGAGGGCGGAAGACCGGTATGAGCCGGTACGGGTGCGGGATTTGGAGGGGGATCTGCAAGCGGGGGTGATGGGTATTCTCGAGCCCCGAGCCGAGTGTCCGGTTATCCCGATAAACCATCTGGACTTGGTGCTTGTTCCCGGCTTAGGCTTTGACCTTAGATTTGGACGGGTTGGTCGGGGCCGCGGTTATTACGATCGGCTCTTGGCTGGCCTGGAAGGCGGCAATAAGTGCGGGGTGACGTTTGATTGGCAGGTGATCCTGGCAGTGCCGATGCAGGCGCACGATGTTCCGGTAGACTTTCTTGTGACACCCACTCGTTGGTTGTCGAGAGTAGTGGGTGAGCGGGGCTGCGAATGAGCATGATTTGGTTGTCCAATATTTACGTGCAGGTCATAGGGTTGTTCGGCGCCGGGGTGGCCATGGGGTATTGGCTGGTTCGATGGAAGGAGCGCAACCTTTTTGAGGTTAGGCGGCTCGAGGCGCAGGCTCAGAAGGACAACGCCGCCCG encodes the following:
- a CDS encoding 5-formyltetrahydrofolate cyclo-ligase, with amino-acid sequence MSGDVLMEKERVRRELNAAANLHSEEERRLASVSLCERLLAAPVWRAAHRILAFHPMRLEPDIRPVLDAALREEKVLALPRFLRAEDRYEPVRVRDLEGDLQAGVMGILEPRAECPVIPINHLDLVLVPGLGFDLRFGRVGRGRGYYDRLLAGLEGGNKCGVTFDWQVILAVPMQAHDVPVDFLVTPTRWLSRVVGERGCE